ATCACCGTAAACGCCGTCAATATTGGGTTAATACTCAAAACGTGCGGCAATTCTTGTAACGGCTTTTCGGTCAAAAAACTCATCATCAGAATGCATTAAACCAATTACGTCTCCGGTTGCTAACTGAAATCCTTTATTGATTGCGTCATACATGCCTTTATCTGGTTCTGAAATATATTTGGAAATTTTGTCTCTATAAGATTCTATTATTTCTTT
The sequence above is a segment of the Flavobacterium sp. genome. Coding sequences within it:
- a CDS encoding glycosyltransferase; its protein translation is MRITIITVCYNRKATIEKAIKSVLAQNYHDIEYIIIDGNSTDGTKEIIESYRDKISKYISEPDKGMYDAINKGFQLATGDVIGLMHSDDEFFDRKAVTRIAARFEY